In Gasterosteus aculeatus chromosome 15, fGasAcu3.hap1.1, whole genome shotgun sequence, a single genomic region encodes these proteins:
- the atg2b gene encoding autophagy-related protein 2 homolog B isoform X2 yields the protein MPWPFSESIKKRACRYLLHRYLGNFLEEKLSLDQLSLDLYQGTGSLAQVPLDKWSLNELLETADAPFEVITGFIQTISLTVPWAALLHENCDLEVKGLEMVLRPRPRGASGTEPMCWSSFMTSSMQLAKECLSQKLTDDMGESFQPFEGLEKFAETIETVLRRVKVTFLETVLRVEHIPDDSKTGIALEIRIKKIVYCDETGEETSSVNVHQPTTFAHKNLQMEGITVFWDEFSDVSRPACKSSPTSMETEPKLSPSWNPKIICEPHPQFTEPLSSTTRFEPVQIGSLCGKIELSLTLKNNLAMPGAKLDVVGHIDTLLVLLSPRQVHLLLDLCGAFSGGEWAKDRKSRPIQQEDEYRLHMELNRCLKKDTAVLGTDPDLFESQTTRTVSSRDDVFFSMADMDMSHSLSSLPPLGEPPTVDLDLSLNSNYSASPGESPTGISTAMWDDYMDVPRQRERQTNETPIQSRDSELAHKLLRQSTHPSKTHGDESRPELVLTLTLSSLAVSVLHIDPLPPPDAAPSPLGPMAAHYFRMLGPGQLAPPAFLQSRAVFNQACPHDHLRFVGQGLKIFYEHCQGSSLRTFSTDVSLRQMEFLECLFPSEGVPGGSQKGIQYTELLTFDTAVGADTPLTSCLHLLYKQAERRGPQGGQVRRSTVPRKAEIQVELGPVRSELDISIVDRLNSLLQPQKLATTELMASHMYTSYNKHVSLHKAFTEVFLDDHHTPTNCHVTLTVNAPLLGLAIRFPIPDLRSDQERGPWFKKSLQKEVFYMELEDLEVKTEFMGGSSPDQTKMELTFRELIGKFQEEPDQAAARFLRVSHTMEGEMTTSESVKFDWPRIVLKMNPTAVHSILERITAEDDECAEDHSLEEEEEEGAAHSLKDVCDFGKPEPSPFSSRRVMYENEEMVIPGDAAEMTEFQEKTTNNSRFILELCFPNVQLVLPGKAFYEKLHNRINNDLLLWEPTAPSPVETVESMPYGVGLSVASQLINTYSKDSFSQFRSTGPEEDSGSEEETMNYYSPASDLGLRSRKKKKPKVQSKTSQSLFSVIIAVNHGLVALQTNAKEDKTVLKNKHGEFWLEVKNAVLFSVTQYEGYKDQHYICFHTSNMHMYHQGLVNGGTSVSDVKLPCRTHPHWLEPTIYQSETSPERASTPLEGIGLEARSMLSVAVKISSQSAERNVKEFLIAVGVRGATLQHRVVSPSLGWYDQIVDFLNVSDEPVLGYAPPASVTTLHLHLWSCSLDYRPLNLPLRSLLIVETFSISSSVSLDLSSSTLRIILDEAALFLSDKSNAVSVNLVRDYVQVVDMGTLELRITAVKPGAGGKLSEPRFELRCSSDVIHIRTCADSCAALMNLIQYIASYGDLLPPAEPEAKHSGTTQRTKAEFPSRPPSQTLLLAETEQQMLQDLMSEAMEETDGQHAPGLQQNGGCDERNEDQDPPHSDLFLFPDESGNVNQISSPTYPMLHSPLITPVPNPAHEADDFCILETPGSRGQDIDQEPVVKRLTSDPVEIKDDYFSQPLDGSDSSRGAMNFPIPEVRYLIKEISVIWHLYGGKDFGSGPFTSSPARSRGSTPHSSPSQTPVRQASKASGRTGGGRGRNPEVLMEIQLSKVRFQHEVYPQGQVASGPAADQPVSRQVFVVQDLEIRDRLATSQMNKFLYLYSSKEMPRKAHSNMLTVKALHMCPESGQAPQECCLRVSLMPLRLNIDQDALFFLKDFFSSLATEVEFFSPPAQEVVCVSTKKTAAPEITCSFSKPASSSQDPAPIISVPAQRRSSHNGFTTSGREEVNDNEASATSFTDQPIFFREFRFTCEVPIRLDYHGKHVAMEQGTFAGIVIGLTQLNCSELKLRRLCYRQGLLGVDKLFAYAINEWLSDIKKNQLPGLLGGVGPIHSLVQLVQGFRDLVWLPIEQYRKDGRIVRGFQRGTASFGTSTAMAALELTNRMVRTIQAAAETAYDMVSPVPDERDTKRVKRFSHYGLAHQPVDLREGVAKAYTVVKEGITDTALTIYDTATREHEQRGMTGAVGGVLRQLPPAVVKPLIMATEATSNVLGGMRNQIHPDARQEESQKWRQGEE from the exons CGGTACCTTGGCAACTTTCTGGAGGAGAAACTGAGCTTGGATCAGCTTAGTTTAGACCTCTATCAAGGCACAGGATCACTTGCACAAGTGCCATTGGAtaaatgg TCACTCAATGAACTCCTAGAGACGGCAGATGCCCCTTTTGAAGTAATCACAGGTTTTATCCAGACAATTTCACTAACCGTTCCGTGGGCAGCCCTACTGCACGAAAACTGCGACCTCGAGGTCAAGGGTTTGGAGATGGTGCTCAGACCAAGACcaagaggag CATCCGGCACGGAGCCCATGTGCTGGTCCAGTTTCATGACGAGCAGCATGCAACTTGCCAAAGAGTGTCTCAGCCAGAAACTTACAGACGATATGGGAGAGAGTTTCCAGCCTTTTGAGGGGTTGGAGAAGTTTGCAGAAACGATCGAGACGG TTCTGAGAAGAGTTAAAGTGACATTTTTGGAAACTGTTCTCAGAGTTGAACACATTCCAGATGATTCTAAAACCGGGATCGCCCTTGAGATTCGAATAAAAAA AATTGTTTACTGCGATGAAACAGGCGAGGAGACTTCCAGCGTGAATGTGCATCAGCCAACCACGTTCGCACATAAAAACCTGCAGATGGAAGGCATCACTGTATTCTGGGATGAGTTTTCTGATGTGTCCCGTCCTGCTTGTAAATCTTCCCCCACTTCAATG GAAACTGAGCCAAAGCTCTCCCCTAGCTGGAATCCCAAAATAATATGTGAGCCTCATCCTCAGTTTACGGAGCCTCTGTCCTCGACGACACGCTTTGAACCCGTGCAGATCGGGAGCCTCTGTGGTAAAATCGAGTTGTCCCTCACTCTGAAAAACAACTTGGCTATGCCTGGAGCGAAG CTGGATGTTGTTGGACATATCGACACACTTCTCGTTCTTCTGTCTCCTCGGCAAGTTCATCTTCTCCTGGACTTGTGTGGAGCTTTTTCTGGGGGAG aATGggcgaaagacagaaagagcagACCCATACAGCAAGAGGATGAGTATCGGCTCCATATGGAACTGAACCGCTGTCTCAAGAAGGACACCGCTGTGCTGGGAACAGACCCCGACCTCTTTGAGAGCCAGACCACCAGAACTGTGTCTAGTCGAG ATGATGTGTTCTTCTCCATGGCAGACATGGACATGTCTCACAGCTTatcatcccttcctcctctggGTGAACCACCCACCGTTGACTTGGATTTGTCTCTCAATAGCAACTACTCTGCCTCCCCAGGAGAATCTCCTACTGGAATTTCAACA GCTATGTGGGATGATTACATGGATGTACCCCGACAAAGAGAGAGGCAAACTAACGAGACTCCCATCCAGTCGCGGGATTCAGAACTTGCTCATAAATTACTGAGACAGAGTA ccCATCCGTCCAAAACTCACGGTGACGAGTCAAGGCCGGAGTTGGTGTTGACGTTGACACTGAGTAGCCTCGCCGTCTCGGTCCTCCACATCGACCCGCTGCCGCCGCCAGATGCTGCTCCCAGTCCCCTCGGCCCCATGGCCGCACACTACTTCCGCATGCTGGGCCCGGGCCAGCTCGCCCCGCCCGCCTTCCTCCAGTCTCGGGCGGTGTTTAACCAAGCCTGCCCCCATGACCACCTGAG GTTTGTGGGCCAGGGCCTAAAGATCTTCTATGAGCACTGTCAGGGATCCAGTCTGCGGACCTTCAGTACCGACGTCTCCCTTCGCCAGATGGAGTTTTTGGAGTGTCTTTTCCCCTCGGAGGGTGTCCCCGGTGGCTCCCAAAAGGGCATCCAGTACACTGAG CTCCTGACGTTTGACACTGCAGTCGGAGCTGACACGCCGCTTACCAGCTGCCTTCACCTACTTTACAAACAGGCCGAGCGCAGAGGCCCTCAG GGCGGCCAGGTTCGCCGCAGCACCGTTCCTAGGAAAGCGGAGATCCAGGTGGAGCTGGGGCCGGTGCGCTCGGAGTTGGACATCAGCATTGTGGACCGTCTCAATTCACTGCTACAACCTCAGAAGCTGGCTACCACAGAGTTGATGGCTTCCCACATGTACACATCCTATAACAAACATGTCAGCTTG CACAAGGCCTTTACAGAGGTTTTCCTTGATGACCACCATACTCCCACCAACTGTCATGTGACGCTGACTGTCAATGCCCCGTTGCTGGGCCTCGCCATCCGCTTCCCCATCCCCGACCTGCGTTCAGATCAGGAGAGGGGCCCTTGGTTTAAGAAGTCCCTGCAGAAGGAAGTCTTTTACATGGAGCTGGAAGACTTGGAAGTGAAGACCGAGTTCATGGGCGGCAGCTCGCCTGACCAAACCAAAATGGAGCTCACTTTCAGGGAGCTCATTG GGAAGTTTCAGGAGGAGCCGGATCAAGCAGCCGCCCGGTTCCTCAGGGTGTCTCACACCATGGAGGGAGAAATGACGACGTCTGAAAGTGTCAAATTTGATTGGCCGAG GATCGTGCTGAAGATGAACCCCACTGCAGTCCACTCAATACTTGAGCGGATCACAGCTGAGGATGACGAGTGTGCTGAGGACCATTCccttgaagaggaagaggaggaaggggctgCCCATTCACTGAAGGACGTGTGTGACTTTGGGAAACCAGAGCCATCTCCATTTTCGTCACGCAGGGTCATGTATGAGAATGAAGAG ATGGTCATCCCCGGCGAtgctgctgaaatgacagaGTTCCAAGAAAAAACCACAAACAACTCGCGCTTCATCCTCGAGCTGTGTTTCCCCAATGTGCAATTAGTGCTTCCTGGCAAGGCATTTTATGAAAAACTACACAACAG GATAAACAATGACCTGTTGCTATGGGAGCCAACTGCTCCGTCTCCAGTGGAGACGGTGGAAAGCATGCCGTACGGAGTTGGACTCTCAGTTGCCAGTCAGCTGATCAACACGTACTCCAAAGACAGCTTCAGCCAGTTCCGCTCCACTGGTCCCGAGg AGGACAGTGGCTCAGAAGAGGAGACCATGAACTATTACTCTCCTGCGTCGGACCTGGGCCTCAGGTCTCGCAAGAAGAAAAAGCCCAAAGTCCAGAGCAAGACCTCCCAGAGCCTGTTCTCCGTCATCATCGCTGTCAATCATGGCCTGGTGGCCCTTCAGACTAATGCTAAG GAGGATAAAACTgtactgaaaaacaaacatggcgaGTTCTGGCTGGAGGTGAAAAACGCGGTGTTGTTCAGTGTGACGCAGTACGAAGGATATAAGGACCAACACTACATCTGCTTTCACACCAGTAATATGCACATGTATCATCaag GCCTCGTGAATGGAGGCACCTCTGTCTCGGATGTCAAGTTGCCATGCAGGACGCATCCCCACTGGCTGGAGCCGACCATCTACCAATCCGAGACCTCTCCCGAGAGGGCCTCAACCCCGTTGGAGGGCATCGGGCTCGAGGCCCGCAGCATGCTGTCCGTGGCCGTCAAAATCTCCTCCCAGAGTGCGGAACGCAATGTCAAG GAATTTCTGATTGCTGTTGGAGTGAGAGGAGCCACACTTCAGCACAGAGTGGTCTCTCCCAGCCTGGGCTGGTATGACCAG ATTGTTGACTTTCTGAATGTTTCCGATGAGCCTGTGTTGGGTTACGCGCCTCCTGCGTCTGTCACCACCCTACACTTACACCTGTGGAGCTGCTCTCTAGACTACAG ACCCCTCAACCTGCCACTCAGATCGCTATTAATTGTAGAGACTTTTAGCATTTCCAGCAGCGTCTCCTTAGATCTGTCCTCCTCAACACTCAG GATCATTTTGGACGAAGCGGCTCTGTTCCTCTCAGACAAGAGTAACGCGGTTTCTGTCAATCTGGTGCGAG ATTACGTCCAAGTGGTAGACATGGGGACATTGGAGCTGAGGATTACAGCGGTCAAACCGGGAgccggtggaaagttg TCGGAGCCCAGATTTGAGCTGCGCTGCTCCAGCGACGTCATCCACATCAGAACGTGTGCCGACTCCTGCGCTGCCCTCATGAACCTCATCCAGTACATCGCCAGCTACGGAGACTTGCTCCCCCCTGCGGAACCAGAGGCCAAACACAGCGGCACTACACAGAGGACCAAG GCGGAGTTTCCCAGCCGGCCCCCATCTCAGACCCTGCTGCTCGCTGAGACCGAGCAGCAGATGTTGCAGGATCTGATGAGTGAAGCCATGGAGGAAACGGATGGGCAGCATGCACCAGGGCTGCAGCAGAATG GTGGATGTGACGAGCGGAATGAAGACCAAGACCCGCCTCACTCAGACCTCTTCTTATTCCCCGATGAGAGCGGGAATGTCAACCAGATTTCGAGCCCCACTTACCCGATGCTCCACTCTCCTCTCATCACTCCTGTCCCTAACCCGGCGCACGAGGCCGATGACTTTTGCATCCTGGAGACACCGGGTTCCAGAGGACAG GATATCGATCAAGAGCCGGTGGTAAAGCGGCTTACGTCAGATCCTGTGGAAATCAAAGACGATTACTTCAGTCAGCCTCTAGACGGGAGTGATTCCAGCCGTGGAGCCATGAACTTTCCCATCCCAGAGGTGCGCTACCTCATCAAAGAGATCTCGGTCATATGGCACCTCTATGGTGGGAAGGACTTTGGGAGCGGCCCTTTCACATCCTCTCCTGCGAGAAGCCGCGG GTCGACCCCCCATAGCTCCCCCTCTCAGACTCCGGTGAGACAGGCCTCAAAGGCTTCAGGGCGGACGGGAGGCGGAAGAGGAAGAAACCCTGAAGTCCTGATGGAGATACAGCTCAGCAAA GTGAGATTTCAGCATGAGGTGTACCCACAGGGCCAGGTGGCTTCTGGACCTGCAGCGGACCAGCCAGTGTCCCGGCAGGTGTTTGTCGTGCAGGACCTGGAGATTCGAGACAGACTGGCCACTTCACAGATGAACAAGTTCCTGTACTTGTATTCTAGCAAGGAAATGCCCAGAAAAGCCCATTCGAACATG TTGACAGTTAAGGCACTGCACATGTGTCCCGAGTCCGGCCAGGCGCCCCAAGAGTGCTGTTTGCGTGTTTCCCTGATGCCTCTCCGCCTCAATATCGATCAG GATGCGCTGTTCTTCTTGAAGGACTTCTTCTCAAGTCTCGCGACTGAGGTCGAGTTTTTCTCGCCACCTGCTCaagaag TTGTCtgtgtttccacaaaaaaaacggCTGCCCCAGAGATCACATGCAGCTTCTCCAAGCCGGCCAGCAGCAGCCAGGACCCGGCGCCCATCATCTCGGTTCCCGCCCAGAGGCGTTCCAGCCACAATGGTTTCACCACATCCGGCAGGGAGGAAGTGAACGACAATGAGGCCTCAGCTACTTCTTTCACAGACCAACCCATCTTTTTTAG GGAGTTTCGGTTCACCTGTGAGGTTCCCATTCGCTTGGATTACCACGGGAAACATGTTGCAATGGAGCAG GGAACGTTTGCAGGGATAGTTATCGGGTTGACGCAGCTCAATTGTTCAGAGTTGAAACTGAGGCGCCTGTGCTACAGACAAGG ATTATTGGGTGTGGATAAGCTGTTTGCCTATGCAATAAACGAGTGGCTAAGTGACATAAAAAAGAACCAGCTACCAGGACTACTGGGTGGTGTGGGACCTATTCACTCTCTGGTGCAACTCG TTCAGGGATTCAGGGACCTGGTCTGGCTCCCGATCGAGCAGTACAGGAAAGACGGCCGCATCGTCCGCGGGTTTCAGCGCGGCACCGCCTCCTTCGGAACCTCTACCGCCATGGCCGCCCTGGAGCTCACCAACCGGATGGTGCGGACCATCCAG GCAGCAGCTGAGACGGCCTACGACATGGTGTCCCCGGTGCCTGATGAGAGGGACACAAAGAGGGTGAAACGGTTCTCCCATTACGGACTGGCTCATCAGCCTGTTGACCTGAGAGAAGGTGTAGCCAAAGCCTACACCGTTGTAAAAGAG GGCATCACAGACACAGCACTGACTATCTATGACACGGCCACCAGGGAGCATGAACAGCGCGGGATGACGGGGGCGGTGGGTGGCGTCCTCCGCCAGCTGCCGCCGGCTGTCGTAAAGCCGCTCATCATGGCCACTGAAGCCACCTCCAACGTCCTGGGAGGAATGAGGAACCAGATACACCCAGACGCACGGCAGGAGGAGTCTCAGAAATGGAGGCAGGGCGAGGAATGA